The Coriobacteriia bacterium region TGAAGTGCCCGATCGGGTCGGCGAGATTGCGGTCGGCTATGCGAGAGACATCGGCGAGTTGCAGTTGGTCACCGGCCGGCTCGATGTTGGGCAAGTCAAGACTCCACCGATTGTTCGGCAGGCGAGAGCTCTAGGCGAAGGGATTGAGCCCGATTTCGTTGTCTTAGACGCGCCGCCGGGGGTTGCTTGTTCAACAGTCGAATCGGTCCGAGGGGCAGACGTACTCTTGCTGGTGACCGAGCCCACCCCCTTCGGCCTTCACGACGTCGCGCTCGCCCGCCAGCTCGGCTTCAGCCTGGGAATACCGATGGGCATCGTGCTCAATCGCGACATGGGACAGCGCAGCGATCTCGAGGAGCTGAGTGTGGTTTGGGACGTGCCGATTCTTGCTCGCATTCCCTTTCAGCGCCATATTGCCGAGATCTATGCAGGAGGCGGAAACGCCGCGCTTCAAGTGGGCGCAGTAGGCGCGGCGTTGGGCGCCGTGCTTCGAGCGTTGCCGGGTTTGGCCCACGAGGATGAGCTGGACGAGCTGGAGAACTGGTCGTGACGACAATTGTGATCGCATCAGGCAAGGGCGGCACGGGCAAGACCACGCTCACGTCGCTGTTCGCCGCTCTGGCGTCGGAGAAGTCTCGCGTCGTGGTCGTGGACGCAGATGTCGAAGCGTCCAACCTTCCGATAGCCATGGGTGTTGTCGCTGAGAGATGTCAGGCATTCGCCGGCCAGAGCAAGATCTCCATCGACCCTGCCGTCTGTAGCGGGTGCTCGGCTTGCGAGCTCGTGTGCCGCTTCGGAGCGCTGTCGTTCGACATGGAAACGGGCGCGTTTGTAGTTGACCCGGCCGCATGCGAGAGATGCGGCTTCTGCGCCTACGTGTGCCCGTTGGACGCCGTGCGAACGGTCGACAGTGTCAGCGGCGAGGCATGTGTCGGAATGTCGCCCGTCGGACCGATGGCGTTCGGCAAACTGGAACCAGGCGAGGACCTATCGGGTCGGCTCGTGAGCGAGGTCAGACGCCTTGGTTCTGCCGAGGCACTCGACACCGAGGCTACAGTCGTGCTCGTCGACGGACCGCCTGGCGTCGGATGTCCTGCAATGGCGTCAATGGCCGAGACGGACCTGCTGGTCGCAGTCGCGGAGCCCACGGTTTCGGGGCAGCATGATCTGGTACGCATAGTGGAGCTCGCCGGCCGCTTTAACCTGCCCGTGCTGGTCGTGCTGAACAAGTCGGACTTATCGCCATCGGGTGCTGAGCGCATTCGCGAACTCTGCCACCTCCGCGAACTCCCGCTCATCGCCGAGATTCCATTCGATCCGCGCATCGCGCAGGTGATGTCAGGTCAGGATAATCGGCTGCCTGCGACTGGTCTCGCCGTCGCGGAGGCGACCCGCGCGTGGAGACGTATCGAGTCCAGTATGCGGACGACAAGTGCTTGAGGGCGGGACGAGACACACGGCAGGGGTGATCGCCCAGTATGTCTGCGTAGAACGAATCACTGAGACGGCAGCATCGTCGGGTATACAATGCCGACTGTCGCACGGGCAACCCCGCGTGAAACCGCGAACGCATGGATGACTTGGAGGCCGATGTGACAGCCGATTCCGCTGCCGAACTGACTAGCCCTGAACCGCGCGATCGCGCGAGAGCCCTCATCGAACGTGGAATCTCTCGGCTCGACACCGGCGAACGCGACTCTGCGATGAATGACTTCCTGGAAGCCGAGCGCGTAGCCGCGGAGACGGGCCTTGATGGACTCGTGAGGACGTCTCGCATCAACCAGGGGTACGTCTACACAGTCGAAGGTGATAGCGAGTCGGCAGCGCGCCTCTACGAGCAGGCCGCGGATCTCTCCCGCGAGGCCGACGATACCGAGCGTCTCTCACTGGCGCTTGCCAACCTCAGCGTTGAGCTGAAAGAGCAGGGCCGCAACGAGGACGCCATCACTGCGCTGAGTGAGTACCTCGGACTACTGGGCGACGACGCCGCAGCCGCGGCCGCCGAAGCTTACTTGAGCCGAGCGACGTGCCTCGTCGAGCTTGGCGACCATCAGGCGGCATTCGTGGATCTGGATGAGGCTGAGGTCGCCGCAGCCGAGGCAGATGACCAATCACTGCGCTATATGGTGCGGATGAGCCAAGGCGGTGTCTACGTGCGGATTGGCGACCTCATGGCCGCGCGCATTGTTTTTGAACAGGCGATGGATCTTGCACTGGCGGCTGGCGACAAGGCTGCAATCCAAGAAGCCCGCGTGAGTCTCGCTCAGGTATGCCGACTCATCGGACTGGCAGACCAGGCCGAGGGCCTGTACGAAGAAGCCGAGATTCAGTACCGCGAGGAAGGGAACTCAACCGCACTCGCGGATGCCCTGTATTGGCACGGCGTAGTACTCGCGTCTCAGAAACGAGTTGAGCCGGCCTTGG contains the following coding sequences:
- a CDS encoding 4Fe-4S binding protein, translated to MGPTAPIAFPHPLRVAVASGKGGTGKTLVSTGLAALAAIAGNRVVLVDCDVEAPNDHLFVRVDSPITVPVLVPVATVDAALCTGCGICRQACAFGAPRLLGGSAIVFEEMCHGCGLCLRACPEGAIHEVPDRVGEIAVGYARDIGELQLVTGRLDVGQVKTPPIVRQARALGEGIEPDFVVLDAPPGVACSTVESVRGADVLLLVTEPTPFGLHDVALARQLGFSLGIPMGIVLNRDMGQRSDLEELSVVWDVPILARIPFQRHIAEIYAGGGNAALQVGAVGAALGAVLRALPGLAHEDELDELENWS
- a CDS encoding P-loop NTPase — protein: MTTIVIASGKGGTGKTTLTSLFAALASEKSRVVVVDADVEASNLPIAMGVVAERCQAFAGQSKISIDPAVCSGCSACELVCRFGALSFDMETGAFVVDPAACERCGFCAYVCPLDAVRTVDSVSGEACVGMSPVGPMAFGKLEPGEDLSGRLVSEVRRLGSAEALDTEATVVLVDGPPGVGCPAMASMAETDLLVAVAEPTVSGQHDLVRIVELAGRFNLPVLVVLNKSDLSPSGAERIRELCHLRELPLIAEIPFDPRIAQVMSGQDNRLPATGLAVAEATRAWRRIESSMRTTSA